A single window of Nematostella vectensis chromosome 4, jaNemVect1.1, whole genome shotgun sequence DNA harbors:
- the LOC5510928 gene encoding uncharacterized protein LOC5510928, whose amino-acid sequence MKHVMLSYQWDIQDLVKKVYDGLRAYGIRVWMDIHGGIRGDINGSMAKGVDGAAILCCFMSTKYSESKNCKKELSYADGKTGCEEVIIVPVMCEKGFKAKGWLGIITAGLLWIDFRDEANFENSVKSLAQEIMHAVGDSSDITLAPDEKQEAASKSVVKPTAEVKKNPGRAFRHKIAGKFLAETGQVKFHPASGNRSTLALRDKPEDTSYWVEERKLEDKEITFYKNYATNGYLGYDPNGDYIYTKGQRYGAEEWKIVADETSHDGKRAVVLFANYGKKYLAIRNGKLTGVNSKNDDCIWILE is encoded by the exons ATGAAGCACGTGATGTTGTCCTACCAATGGGACATCCAGGATCTGGTGAAGAAGGTTTATGATGGGCTACGTGCCTATGGTATTCGCGTATGGATGGATATTCACGGAGGCATACGGGGAGATATCAACGGAAG TATGGCAAAAGGTGTGGATGGTGCCGCTATTCTTTGCTGCTTTATGTCAACAAAATACTCC GAATCCAAGAACTGCAAGAAGGAGCTGTCATACGCTGACGGGAAGACTGGGTGCGAGGAAGTCATAATAGTTCCAGTCATGTGCGAGAAAGGCTTCAAAGCAAAGGGCTGGCTTGGTATAATCACCGCGGGGCTCCTGTGGATTGACTTCAG AGATGAAGCGAATTTCGAGAACAGTGTAAAATCCCTCGCGCAAGAGATAATGCACGCAGTTGGTGATTCGAGCGATATCACTTTGGCGCCCGACGAGAAACAAGAGGCTGCAAGTAAATCCGTTGTGAAGCCGACAGCCGAAGTTAAGAAGAACCCGGGACGAGCTTTCAGACACAAGATCGCTGGCAAATTCCTAGCCGAGACTG GTCAAGTGAAATTCCATCCAGCGAGTGGAAATCGAAGCACGCTAGCTCTCCGAGATAAGCCTGAGGATACGAGCTATTGGGTGGAGGAACGTAAATTAGAGGACAAGGAAATTACATTCTACAAGAACTATGCCACTAATGGCTACTTAG GCTACGATCCGAACGGCGACTATATCTACACAAAGGGGCAGCGTTATGGCGCCGAGGAATGGAAGATCGTGGCGGATGAGACGTCACATGACGGCAAGCGAGCTGTTGTCCTCTTTGCAAATTACGGCAAGAAGTACCTTGCGATCAGGAATGGCAAGTTGACAGGTGTCAATTCAAAGAACGACGACTGCATCTGGATTCTGGAATAA
- the LOC116617418 gene encoding trichohyalin yields the protein MLKRIRKTSKQMSRGKSASSLDGLDSGETVVVDPEVPQVANEVKRSSSVRKKSAQEEGNRGKEEKKKENKKKEKEKDEQNIEVENVLKEVASLKNDLQSMGEQLEREKAHNAELKAIKTQQISALTVKLATAIRQKEAAEAKMHPSHMTNDSADPVPCQTQDAQETENVSLRNEVRYLHGEVKRLEEQLKAETQHESTLRDLSIQLATAVQQKEELEALRARELKANREDYQKKCESLMVEIESLKSEVQQLNSRLQNQDELETERKTLKQYCKALESEGEKLRGELGRARDKLRYFEESRNSQQTVELKEGESLRREISRITDELTNLSRLKEKEGQEYLEKCESMNKEIRLLKDECSKQEKGIEKLQVEHEKDLDSMRKKNRQLTEELNNERKLKVKDAKEHFEKCEFLTKEMHRLKNEWSNKEKEYKRMATEQEKESKSLRKKNNQLEDELTNQGKSKEQEAQEHSEKYEALKNEMQQQGKEWLKQDKESHKQIEEREKECKSLRDEVRKLRDNLSKQDLSRNDEVAGFLKEREVLRKELRRITEELSKQESARREEQADQERRCKALKSEADKLHGEVLRLNNILYNKELAEDEERAQLAAQVTSATREKDEALEEVEKLRAELNLLTEITDTTIKRDIEGTRSNNPNTRRKENSSASCAKVDSWVCNQGINGEGRVEAEATTSGLDMPRKTGYQPRGDQHQSESVLKANRVMDGPIEAVLTRGTTCMTPPSPSDQSENNDATDGSETGDKNQEVIAEFHRIQKELAEMRQNMAVVQALNERLSNDLKFLSEKRDVVIRKSTGSRRVRRMASADKTNAGSAPTKFIFPEVTKGDSEQDVEKMKELETMKDDEKMKNIEGKPYEDDIESFSPPNENQRVEDKTSAVNAYEQWKDKEEDVRNQLSKALAELHSLRNDNKEIKEQMRTIAASTAVPSASHQEEDFFLRTTQFTDGLLREMRARDLHSSRERVLSSTGIDEGFHGENRSPRSLASSPRRERRCSSEVSPRGDTTRYSLTTSPRHATDSGYLGDSSPELFGKPVVDEVFQERLGRPSRRSLDMTQESDHEFQELFHNRSRSAEPTVESSRFEPFQRSSGVRAHRYSVPSKLGEVELSKSDGAAAMRRSIDIWGERVRRPLELSKIWKSSETVTPAMSVPGYKDYLQRHIVKSSNRIAKVRDLAPEELYHLPI from the exons ATGCTGAAACGAATCCGAAAAACTAGTAAACAGATG AGTCGTGGGAAGAGCGCCAGTAGTCTTGATGGTCTGGACAGCGGTGAAACAGTAGTAGTTGATCCTGAAgtaccacaggtagccaatGAAGTCAAGAGGAGTTCTTCTGTACGCAAGAAATCCGCACAAGAAGAGGGCAACAGAGGGAAGGaagagaagaagaaagaaaacaagaaaaaagaaaaagagaaagatgAACAGAATATAGAAGTAGAAAACGTCTTGAAAGAAGTGGCGAGTTTGAAGAATGATCTTCAATCTATGGGCGAGCAGCTTGAACGAGAAAAAGCTCATAATGCCGAGTTAAAAGCCATTAAAACCCAGCAGATATCAGCGTTAACGGTCAAACTAGCGACCGCTATTCGACAGAAAGAAGCAGCGGAGGCAAAGATGCATCCCAGTCACATGACAAACGATTCTGCTGACCCAGTCCCCTGTCAGACACAGGATGCCCAAGAGACAGAAAACGTGTCCCTaagaaatgaagtaaggtatTTGCATGGAGAAGTGAAAAGACTTGAAGAGCAACTGAAAGCAGAGACGCAACACGAGTCCACTCTGAGGGACCTTAGCATTCAACTAGCAACCGCTGTGCAGCAGAAAGAGGAACTGGAAGCATTGCGGGCTCGTGAGTTAAAAGCTAATAGAGAAGATTATCAGAAGAAGTGCGAGTCGCTTATGGTAGAGATTGAAAGTCTAAAAAGTGAAGTGCAGCAATTGAATTCAAGGCTGCAAAATCAAGATGAATTAGAGACTGAAAGGAAGACGCTCAAAcaatattgcaaagcattaGAGAGTGAAGGCGAGAAGCTTCGTGGGGAGCTGGGGCGAGCCAGAGACAAATTGCGTTACTTTGAGGAGTCACGCAACAGTCAGCAAACCGTGGAGCTGAAAGAGGGGGAGTCATTAAGAAGAGAAATCAGCCGAATTACTGACGAGTTAACTAACCTGAGTAGGTTAAAGGAGAAAGAAGGCCAAGAGTATTTAGAAAAATGCGAATCCATGAACAAAGAAATACGATTACTGAAAGATGAGTGTTCTAAACAAGAGAAGGGGATTGAGAAACTTCAGGTTGAACATGAAAAAGACTTAGATTCCATGAGAAAGAAGAACCGTCAACTCACGGAAGAGTTAAATAACGAGAGAAAGTTAAAGGTGAAAGATGCTAAagaacattttgaaaaatgtgAATTTCTGACAAAAGAGATGCATCGGCTGAAAAATGAATGgtcaaataaagaaaaggaaTATAAAAGGATGGCGACAGAACAGGAAAAAGAATCGAAGTCCTTAAGGAAAAAGAATAATCAACTCGAAGACGAGTTAACCAATCAGGGGAAATCCAAGGAGCAAGAGGCCCAAGAACATTCTGAAAAATACGAGGCCTTGAAAAATGAAATGCAGCAACAGGGAAAAGAATGGTTGAAACAAGACAAAGAAAGTCATAAACAAATTGAAGAGCGCGAAAAAGAGTGTAAATCTTTGAGGGACGAAGTGAGAAAGCTGAGAGATAACCTTTCCAAACAAGATTTGTCCAGGAATGATGAAGTGGCAGGCTTTCTTAAAGAAAGAGAAGTACTGAGGAAAGAATTACGAAGGATAACGGAGGAGCTCTCTAAGCAGGAATCGGCTAGAAGGGAAGAACAAGCAGATCAGGAAAGGCGCTGTAAGGCCTTGAAGAGTGAGGCAGATAAGCTACACGGGGAAGTCCTGCGACTAAATAATATTCTTTACAACAAGGAGCTAGCGGAGGACGAAGAGCGCGCTCAACTTGCCGCTCAAGTCACGAGCGCAACACGAGAGAAAGACGAAGCACTGGAAGAGGTCGAGAAACTTCGTGCAGAGCTGAATCTATTGACAGAAATAACGGATACAACGATAAAAAGAGATATCGAAGGAACACGAAGCAATAACCCAAATACTCGTCGTAAAGAAAATTCTTCAGCGAGTTGCGCGAAGGTAGATTCCTGGGTATGCAACCAAGGCATAAATGGCGAGGGGAGAGTCGAAGCCGAAGCGACAACAAGTGGCCTTGACATGCCGCGCAAGACTGGATACCAGCCACGTGGTGATCAGCATCAATCCGAGAGTGTTCTCAAGGCAAACAGAGTAATGGATGGTCCAATAGAAGCAGTCCTGACACGTGGCACCACGTGTATGACTCCACCCTCTCCAAGCGACCAATCGGAGAACAATGACGCGACGGATGGTTCAGAGACTGGAGACAAGAACCAGGAAGTGATCGCCGAGTTTCACAGAATTCAGAAAGAGTTGGCGGAAATGAGGCAAAACATGGCCGTGGTGCAGGCACTGAATGAGAGACTTTCAAATGATCTTAAATTTCTTTCGGAAAAACGCGACGTTGTGATACGAAAGAGCACAGGGTCACGACGCGTGCGCAGGATGGCGTCCGCTGATAAAACAAATGCGGGCTCTGCTCCAACTAAATTTATTTTCCCCGAAGTGACCAAGGGGGATAGTGAGCAAGACGTCGAGAAAATGAAGGAATTAGAGACAATGAAAGACGAcgagaaaatgaaaaacatcGAGGGAAAGCCCTACGAAGACGACATAGAATCCTTCAGCCCTCCAAATGAAAATCAAAGGGTCGAAGATAAAACAAGTGCCGTTAACGCATATGAGCAATGGAAAGACAAGGAAGAAGACGTGAGAAATCAGCTCTCAAAGGCACTGGCAGAACTGCACAGTCTTCGCAATGACAACAAAGAGATCAAGGAACAAATGCGGACCATCGCCGCGTCCACCGCCGTGCCCAGCGCCAGCCACCAAGAAGAGGACTTCTTTCTCAGAACCACACAGTTCACCGACGGGCTTCTGCGCGAGATGCGAGCACGTGACCTCCATAGCAGCCGAGAGCGCGTGCTCAGTAGCACAGGGATCGACGAAGGTTTCCATGGTGAAAACAGAAGCCCCCGCAGCCTAGCGTCTAGTCCGCGGAGGGAGAGAAGATGTTCGAGTGAGGTGAGCCCGCGAGGAGACACCACACGGTACAGCCTGACCACTAGTCCCAGACATGCGACTGATAGTGGTTACCTTGGAGACAGCAGCCCTGAACTCTTCGGTAAGCCTGTGGTGGACGAGGTATTCCAAGAAAGACTAGGAAGACCTTCGCGACGTTCTCTGGACATGACGCAGGAAAGTGACCACGAATTCCAGGAATTATTTCACAATAGATCCAGGTCAGCAGAACCAACAGTTGAGTCGTCGCGCTTTGAGCCCTTCCAGCGGTCATCTGGCGTTAGAGCACACAGGTATTCCGTTCCCAGCAAGCTTGGCGAGGTCGAGTTGAGTAAGTCTGATGGTGCTGCTGCCATGAGACGAAGTATTGATATctggggggagagggtgagGCGGCCGCTGGAGCTGTCCAAGATTTGGAAGTCATCAGAAACTGTTACGCCAGCTATGAGCGTACCAGGGTACAAAGACTACCTACAGAGACACATTGTAAAGTCCTCGAATCGTATTGCTAAGGTAAGGGACTTGGCGCCAGAAGAGCTCTACCATCTTCCCATATGA
- the LOC116617419 gene encoding uncharacterized protein LOC116617419 isoform X1 → MEWKLRCAENEISRLGSELQELKAVNERLVTQLRNSREQNQLLARLIAEYDKNKIELGEQNKKLSEEKQRLESRISSLEEKLRFSETDYTPPRRKQSLQRNDENERSRIAGNEPRNANTPRSFQDNVSSSHFSKPTLHSYADFNFGSSSGGDASSLSLDTRSDLSLCQEQFARSLVLADLSQTTARARKMSDTRISGKTRRISVPDRRISLPMIRVEDWSVGGRSQNTSPSDQDVNASYHHPSVSKIQDRLCSCERKNCAHSLLGDCNHVGDTV, encoded by the exons ATGGAGTGGAAGCTTAGATGCGCGGAAAATGAAATTTCACGTTTAGGCAGCGAGTTGCAAGAATTGAAAGCTGTGAATGAGAGACTAGTCACACAGCTAAGGAACAGTAGAGAGCAAAATCAACTCCTTGCTCGCCTAATAGCCGAGTACGATAAAAACAAGATCGAACTTGGTGAACAGAACAAAAAATTGAGCGAAGAAAAACAGAGGCTAGAGTCCCGCATCTCGTCTCTAGAGGAAAAATTGCGTTTTTCAGAAACTGACTATACTCCACCAAGGAGAAAGCAATCGCTTCAACGCAACGACGAGAACGAAAGGTCTAGAATCGCCGGAAATGAGCCTAGGAATGCAAATACCCCAAGGAGCTTTCAAGACAATGTTTCCAGCTCTCATTTTAGCAAGCCTACACTTCACTCCTACGCTGATTTTAATTTTGGCTCTTCGAGCGGGGGAGATGCCAGTTCACTAAGCTTGGACACAAGATCTGACCTGTCGCTCTGCCAAGAACAGTTTGCTCGCTCGCTCGTTCTTGCGGATTTAAGTCAGACCACCGCTAGAGCTCGAAAAATGAGCGATACAAGGATCTCCGGTAAAACAAGGCGTATATCTGTACCCGATCGGCGCATCAGCCTACCTATGATAAGGGTTGAAGATTGGAGCGTTGGCGGGCGATCACAAAATACTTCACCATCTGACCAAGATGTTAATGCCAGTTATCACCATCCGTCTGTTTCTAAG ATTCAAGATCGGCTATGCTCATGCGAGCGCAAGAACTGTGCTCACTCGCTACTCGGCGACTGTAATCACGTGGGTGATACCGTGTAG
- the LOC116617419 gene encoding uncharacterized protein LOC116617419 isoform X2 yields MEWKLRCAENEISRLGSELQELKAVNERLVTQLRNSREQNQLLARLIAEYDKNKIELGEQNKKLSEEKQRLESRISSLEEKLRFSETDYTPPRRKQSLQRNDENERSRIAGNEPRNANTPRSFQDNVSSSHFSKPTLHSYADFNFGSSSGGDASSLSLDTRSDLSLCQEQFARSLVLADLSQTTARARKMSDTRISGKTRRISVPDRRISLPMIRVEDWSVGGRSQNTSPSDQDVNASYHHPSVSKKFL; encoded by the exons ATGGAGTGGAAGCTTAGATGCGCGGAAAATGAAATTTCACGTTTAGGCAGCGAGTTGCAAGAATTGAAAGCTGTGAATGAGAGACTAGTCACACAGCTAAGGAACAGTAGAGAGCAAAATCAACTCCTTGCTCGCCTAATAGCCGAGTACGATAAAAACAAGATCGAACTTGGTGAACAGAACAAAAAATTGAGCGAAGAAAAACAGAGGCTAGAGTCCCGCATCTCGTCTCTAGAGGAAAAATTGCGTTTTTCAGAAACTGACTATACTCCACCAAGGAGAAAGCAATCGCTTCAACGCAACGACGAGAACGAAAGGTCTAGAATCGCCGGAAATGAGCCTAGGAATGCAAATACCCCAAGGAGCTTTCAAGACAATGTTTCCAGCTCTCATTTTAGCAAGCCTACACTTCACTCCTACGCTGATTTTAATTTTGGCTCTTCGAGCGGGGGAGATGCCAGTTCACTAAGCTTGGACACAAGATCTGACCTGTCGCTCTGCCAAGAACAGTTTGCTCGCTCGCTCGTTCTTGCGGATTTAAGTCAGACCACCGCTAGAGCTCGAAAAATGAGCGATACAAGGATCTCCGGTAAAACAAGGCGTATATCTGTACCCGATCGGCGCATCAGCCTACCTATGATAAGGGTTGAAGATTGGAGCGTTGGCGGGCGATCACAAAATACTTCACCATCTGACCAAGATGTTAATGCCAGTTATCACCATCCGTCTGTTTCTAAG AAATttctctga